A window of Streptomyces profundus genomic DNA:
GAACTGCTTCCAGGGGGCGACGAGATCGCCCTGCTTGTCCACCACGTACTTCAGCTGCATCCGGTCCAACAGCTGCTTGACCAGATCCTGGTTCGGCATGATCGGGCCGGTCGGCTTGGTCGGCTGCTGGCCCTGCTGCTGGCCCTGGCCTCGCTGCTGTTCCGGCTTGTCGGGCCGCCCCCCGAAGTTCGGGATGGCGGACGGGTCAACGGACACGGGGGGTCCCTTCGTACGGATTAGCGGGCACCCCATCCTCTCCCACCACCGCCCCCAGGGGGCAACCAGCGGGAACGGGGCATGTCCGGGCGACTCGGATCAGCCGTCGCCCCCGTCGACCGCCTCGACCGTCAGCTCGCCTTCCAGCGCCGCGTCCACCCGCACCGTCGCCCCGTCCCGCACCTCGCCGGCGAGGATCCTGCGGGCCAGCGGATCCCCGATCGCCGTCTGCACCAGCCGCCGCAGCGGGCGGGCGCCATACGCCGGGTCGTAGCCCTGGAGCGCCAGCCAGTCGAGCGCCAGCTCCGTGACGTCCAGCGTGAGCCGCCGATCGGCCAGCCGCCGCTGCAACGCGTCCACCTGGAGGCGCGCGATCCGGCTCAACTCCACGCCGCTCAGCGTGTCGAAGACGACCAGATCGTCCAGCCGGTTGAGGAACTCGGGCCGGAACGTCGCCCGCACCGCCGCCAGCACCTGCTCGCGCCGCTGCTCCGGCTTGCCGGGCCCCTCCTGCCCGAGGGCGGGCGAGGAGGGAGCGTCGAGCAGATGCTGACCGCCCAGGTTGGAGGTGAGGATCAGGATGGTGTTGCGGAAGTCGACCGTGCGGCCCTGGCCGTCGGTCAACCGGCCGTCGTCCAACACCTGCAACAGGATGTCGAAGACCTCGGGATGCGCCTTCTCCACCTCGTCCAGCAGCACCACCGTGTACGGGCGGCGGCGCACGGCCTCCGTCAGCTGGCCGCCCTCCTCGTACCCGACATAGCCGGGCGGGGCGCCGACCAGCCGGGCCACCGAATGCTTCTCGCTGTACTCGCTCATGTCCACCCGGACCATGGCGCGCTGGTCGTCGAAGAGGAAGTCCGCCAGGGCCTTGGCCAACTCCGTCTTGCCGACGCCCGTCGGGCCCAGGAAGAGGAACGAGCCGGTAGGCCGGTCCGGATCGGCCACCCCGGCGCGGCTGCGGCGCACCGCGTCCGACACCGCGCGCACCGCCTCGGCCTGGCCGATCAGCCGCCGCCCCAACTCCTCCTCCATCCGCAGCAGCTTCTCCGTCTCGCCCTCAAGCAGCCGGCCGGCGGGGATGCCCGTCCAGGAGGAGACCACATCGGCGATCTCGTCCGGGCCGACCTCCTCCTTGACCATGGTGTCCCGCTTGGCCTCCTGCTCCGCCTCGGACGCGGCGGCCAACTCCCGCTCCAGCGCCGGGATCTCCCCGTAGAGCAGCTTGGAGGCGGCCTCGAAGTCCCCCTCGCGCTGGGCGCGTTCGGCCACGCCCCGCGTCTCGTCCAGGCGTTCCTTCAGCTCACCGACGCGGTTGAGGCCCTCCTTCTCCTTCTCCCAGCGGGCGGTCAGGCCGCGCAACTCCTCCTCGCGGTCCGCCAGCTCGGCGCGCAGCCGGGCCAGCCGCGCCCTGGACGAGACATCGGACTCGTTGGCCAGCGCCAGCTCCTCCATGCGCAGCCGGTCGACGGCGCGCTGCAACTCGTCGATCTCCACGGGCGACGAGTCGATCTCCATCCGCAGCCGGGACGCCGCCTCGTCCACCAGGTCGATCGCCTTGTCCGGCAGGAACCGCGAGGTGATGTAACGGTCGGAGAGGGTGGCGGCGGCGACCAGCGCGCCGTCCGCGATCTGCACCTTGTGATGCGCCTCGTACCGGCCCTTGAGCCCGCGCAGGATGGCGATCGAGTCCGCCACGTCCGGCTCGGCCACCAGCACCTGCTGGAACCTGCGCTCCAGCGCCGCGTCCTTCTCGATCCGCTCGCGGTACTCGTCCAGCGTGGTGGCGCCGACCATCCGCAGCTCGCCCCTGGCCAGCATCGGCTTGAGCATGTTGCCGGCGTCCATCGCCGAGTCGGCGCCCGCACCCGCGCCCACCACCGTGTGCAGCTCGTCGATGAAGGTGATGATCTGACCGTCGCTCGACCTGATCTCGCCCAGCACGGTCTTCAGCCGTTCCTCGAACTCGCCCCGGTACTTCGCGCCGGCCACCATGGCGCCCAGATCGAGCGAGACCAGCCGCTTGTTCCGCAGCGACTCGGGCACATCGCCCTTGATGATCCGCTGCGCCAGCCCCTCCACCACGGCCGTCTTGCCGACCCCTGGCTCGCCGATCAGCACCGGGTTGTTCTTGGTGCGGCGGGAGAGCACCTGCACCACCCGGCGGATCTCGTGGTCCCTGCCGATGACCGGATCCAGCCGGCCCTCCCTGGCCGCCGCCGTCAGGTCCGTGCCGAACTTCTCCAGCGCCTTGTAGGTGCCCTCGGGATCGGCCGAGGTGACCCGACGGCCGCCGCGCGCCGCCTGGAACGCGTCCGCCAGCCGCCCGTCCCCCGCGCCCTGCCCCGAGAGCAGCTCACCGACCTGGCCACCGTGCGCGGCGAGACCGATCAGCAGATGCTCCGTGGAGACGAAGGTGTCCCCCAGCCGGGCCGCGCGCCCGCCCGCGTCCGCCAGCACGGCGAGCAGCTCGCGGTTGGGCTGCGGCCTGGCCACCGAGGCGCCCTTGACGCTGGGCAGCGCCGCCAGCAACCGCTCGGCCCCCGACCGCAACGCGGCCTGGTCCGCCTCGACCGAGGCCAGCAGGTCCTGGATGTTCTCGTTGTCCTGCCCGGTGAGCAGGGCCAGCAGCAGATGGGCCGGGGTGATGTCCGGGTGCCCGTCGGTGAGCGCGCGCTGGCTGGCCACGCTGATGGCGTCCCGGCTTCGGTTGGTCAACTCGGCGTTCACTTCGCGGCACTCCTCCACTCCCGACAGCGGGGGCAGGGCCTCATGGCGCCCCGCCCCTGCCACAGCCAACGTGCGATAAGTTGAGTCTAAGCCACTCAAGGCCAAGAACGCCAAGCGCCCACCGGGAAAACCGCGCGACCTCGGGCGCGCCGGCGGAGCAGAGTGGCCGCCATGGAGAACCCCATGCTGGGCAGAGGGCTCGCCGCCGACGGCACCATCGCGCGCGAGGGCGCGCTGGAGCGCGTGCCGGCGGCCTTCGCGCCGGTGGTGGCGGCGGCCAGGGCCCGGCTGCTGCCGTTCCTCGACGACGGCCGGGCCCACAGCGCGTACCTCTACGGCAGCGTCCCCCGGGGCACGGCCACCCCCGGCGTCTCCGACCTCGACCTGCTGCTCGTCCTTGGCCACCGGCCGACCGAGGCGGACCGGGCCGCCGCCGATGCCGTCGAGGCCGCGATCAACGCGGCCTTCGCGCAGGTGAACGGGGTCGGGCTGCTGATCGACTCGGTCGACGAGGTGCTCAGCGAACGCGAACGGCACGACCTCGGCTTCTTCGTCGCCTGCCTGTGCACCCCGCTGCTCGGCCCCGACCTCGCCGAACGGCTTCCCCGTCACCGGCCCGGCTCCCTGCTCGCCAGGGAGACCAACGGGGACCTCGGCCCGGCGCTGCTCCGCTGGCGGGAACGGGCCGCCGGCACGGCCACCGACGCGGAACGCCGCGCCCTGGCCCGATCCGTCGCCCGCAAGCTGGTCCGCACCGGGTTCACCCTGGTGATGCCCCGCTGGGGCGGCTGGACCAGCGATCTCCAGCGCTCCGCCAGGCTGTTCGGCCACTACTACCCGGAGCGTCTCGACCAGATGCGCCTGGCCGCCGAAACCGCCCGCCACCCCACGGCGGACCCCGCCGTCCTCCGGGTCCTCACCGAGGACCTCGCGCCCTGGCTCGCCGCCGAGTACGCCGACCGGCACGGCCACAAGGCCCCACGCCCCTGACGGTCAGCCCTCGCCGGCCGCCGCGAACAGGCTTCTGGCGTCGGCGGGGAAGGGCCGGCCGACGACCTGCCCGTCGCCACTGCCGACGGACATCACGGCGACCACCGTGCCGGTCCCCGTGGCGTGGTCCAGATCCTGCAACCAGGGACCGCCGCTCGATCCGGCCGTCAGATCGCAGTCGCTGAGCAACAGCCCGCCGACGTTGACCGCCTCGGCCTCGCCCTCCGCCAGCACATCGGTCTCGCCCGCGCAGTAGCGCAGCGACTCGCCGTCATAGGGATCCGCCGCGGGATAGCCGAGGACGGCCACCTCGCCGCTCTCCCTGATCGGCTCGAACGCCAACGCGTTGGCGCCCTGGGCCTCCTGAACGGTCCTGCCGTCCTTGGGCTCCAGGGTGAGGAACGCGTAGTCGTGCGGGAGGATGTCGTTGGTCTCGCGGCTGATGTCCCACTTCTCCGGCGTGTGCAGCGAGGCCACCCGCCAGCCGTCCTCGCGGTAGCGGTCCCGGCCGTGGTCGTAGGCCGGGACGAAGTACACGTCGCCGGGGGCGGCGGGGCTCTCCGCACCGCTGACGCAGTGCGCGGCCGTGGCGACCACGCTGCCGTTGGGCGCGTCGACCACGGAGCCCGAGCAGAGCCCGAGACGGCCGTCGCCCGCGTCCCAGATGATCTTTCCCACCGTGCTCACCGTGCCCTGTGCCCAGGGGTCGGCCGCCACCGAGGGGGGCGCCGTGACGAGCATCGCCGCCGCCATTGCGGCGATGGATATGGGGAGGCGTAGGTTCATACCGACACCCTGTGATCACTCAGGGGTGAAGTCCAGCCACTGTCCGCCGATCGAGTGTCTCAGCGAAAGGGAGAACGATGATGCCCCCACGTCCGCCGGCCGGCGTCTGGCCCGGCCTCTCCCTGCTGGCGGCAGCGCTCTGCGCCGCGCTGCTCGCCGTGGTGATCGCCGGCGGGAACGAGCCACTCGCCATCGACTCGGCCCTCCACGAATGGGCCCTGGCGCACCGGACCCCGGGCTGGGACGACGCGTTCACCCTGGTCTCGGAGACCGGCACCCGGCTGCCCGCCACCGTCGGCGCGATGATCGCCGGGGCGCTGGCCGCCGGACGCCACTGGTGGCTCGGCGCCGTGGCCGGCGGCGCCGCGCTGCTGCTGGCCCAACTGCTGCGCTACGGGCTGGTCGTGACGATCGATCGGCCCAGGCCGCCGGAGGCCGACTGGGTGACGCAGGTGAACAACCCGGCGC
This region includes:
- the clpB gene encoding ATP-dependent chaperone ClpB, with amino-acid sequence MNAELTNRSRDAISVASQRALTDGHPDITPAHLLLALLTGQDNENIQDLLASVEADQAALRSGAERLLAALPSVKGASVARPQPNRELLAVLADAGGRAARLGDTFVSTEHLLIGLAAHGGQVGELLSGQGAGDGRLADAFQAARGGRRVTSADPEGTYKALEKFGTDLTAAAREGRLDPVIGRDHEIRRVVQVLSRRTKNNPVLIGEPGVGKTAVVEGLAQRIIKGDVPESLRNKRLVSLDLGAMVAGAKYRGEFEERLKTVLGEIRSSDGQIITFIDELHTVVGAGAGADSAMDAGNMLKPMLARGELRMVGATTLDEYRERIEKDAALERRFQQVLVAEPDVADSIAILRGLKGRYEAHHKVQIADGALVAAATLSDRYITSRFLPDKAIDLVDEAASRLRMEIDSSPVEIDELQRAVDRLRMEELALANESDVSSRARLARLRAELADREEELRGLTARWEKEKEGLNRVGELKERLDETRGVAERAQREGDFEAASKLLYGEIPALERELAAASEAEQEAKRDTMVKEEVGPDEIADVVSSWTGIPAGRLLEGETEKLLRMEEELGRRLIGQAEAVRAVSDAVRRSRAGVADPDRPTGSFLFLGPTGVGKTELAKALADFLFDDQRAMVRVDMSEYSEKHSVARLVGAPPGYVGYEEGGQLTEAVRRRPYTVVLLDEVEKAHPEVFDILLQVLDDGRLTDGQGRTVDFRNTILILTSNLGGQHLLDAPSSPALGQEGPGKPEQRREQVLAAVRATFRPEFLNRLDDLVVFDTLSGVELSRIARLQVDALQRRLADRRLTLDVTELALDWLALQGYDPAYGARPLRRLVQTAIGDPLARRILAGEVRDGATVRVDAALEGELTVEAVDGGDG
- a CDS encoding nucleotidyltransferase domain-containing protein, translated to MENPMLGRGLAADGTIAREGALERVPAAFAPVVAAARARLLPFLDDGRAHSAYLYGSVPRGTATPGVSDLDLLLVLGHRPTEADRAAADAVEAAINAAFAQVNGVGLLIDSVDEVLSERERHDLGFFVACLCTPLLGPDLAERLPRHRPGSLLARETNGDLGPALLRWRERAAGTATDAERRALARSVARKLVRTGFTLVMPRWGGWTSDLQRSARLFGHYYPERLDQMRLAAETARHPTADPAVLRVLTEDLAPWLAAEYADRHGHKAPRP
- a CDS encoding trypsin-like serine peptidase, producing MNLRLPISIAAMAAAMLVTAPPSVAADPWAQGTVSTVGKIIWDAGDGRLGLCSGSVVDAPNGSVVATAAHCVSGAESPAAPGDVYFVPAYDHGRDRYREDGWRVASLHTPEKWDISRETNDILPHDYAFLTLEPKDGRTVQEAQGANALAFEPIRESGEVAVLGYPAADPYDGESLRYCAGETDVLAEGEAEAVNVGGLLLSDCDLTAGSSGGPWLQDLDHATGTGTVVAVMSVGSGDGQVVGRPFPADARSLFAAAGEG
- a CDS encoding phosphatase PAP2 family protein is translated as MMPPRPPAGVWPGLSLLAAALCAALLAVVIAGGNEPLAIDSALHEWALAHRTPGWDDAFTLVSETGTRLPATVGAMIAGALAAGRHWWLGAVAGGAALLLAQLLRYGLVVTIDRPRPPEADWVTQVNNPALPSGHATTSALVAIGLAAALWPRCRRRLTRALAVGLPALWATAIGLSRVYLGVHWPTDVLAGWLLAITLTTALLPLTPRLHSPPPTPT